Proteins from one Longimicrobium terrae genomic window:
- a CDS encoding DUF3616 domain-containing protein, giving the protein MPKPTSTVHIALNAPPGTGKEGEEARMSLSAVVRVGRHLFLGSDETATLERVTDLGGGRFGEHRTYPLAELLDLCGGPDGEVDIEGFAWDPPYLWIAGSHGRKRGKIKRGVSDEEGAKSLAKVKIEENRYVLARIPLQEDAEQGGLVPRRSCPDPHDPARTLTAARVKGRGHRSALMRALRYDEHVGAYMKLPGKDNGFDIEGLEVRDGRVYLGLRGPVLRGWAVALELLPQEARREGRLRLAPVEDDGTPYRKHFLDLDGLGIRELAADGDDMLVLAGPTMGVRAPAAVFRWTGGLTTDRPRVVRGAELERIAELPHDVEGGADHPEGMCRFDVEGSDHCVLVLYDSAAPHRRDSSGVLGDVFTLPRPHGLRAMASRLFSHDDPGGTGVDA; this is encoded by the coding sequence ATGCCCAAGCCGACATCCACCGTACACATCGCGCTCAACGCGCCACCCGGCACGGGCAAGGAGGGCGAGGAAGCGCGCATGAGCCTGTCCGCCGTGGTGCGCGTGGGACGCCACCTGTTCCTGGGCAGCGACGAGACGGCCACGCTGGAGCGGGTGACGGACCTGGGCGGCGGCCGCTTTGGCGAGCACCGCACCTATCCGCTGGCGGAGCTGCTGGACCTGTGCGGCGGCCCCGACGGCGAGGTAGACATTGAGGGCTTCGCGTGGGATCCGCCGTACCTGTGGATCGCGGGATCGCACGGCCGCAAGCGCGGCAAGATCAAGCGCGGCGTGAGCGACGAGGAGGGCGCCAAGTCGCTGGCAAAGGTGAAGATCGAGGAAAACCGCTACGTGCTCGCCCGCATTCCGCTGCAGGAAGACGCGGAGCAGGGCGGGCTCGTGCCCCGGCGCTCCTGCCCGGACCCGCACGACCCGGCGCGGACGCTGACCGCCGCGCGGGTCAAGGGGCGCGGGCACCGCAGCGCACTCATGCGGGCGCTGCGCTACGACGAGCACGTGGGCGCGTACATGAAGCTGCCCGGCAAGGACAACGGCTTCGACATCGAGGGGCTGGAGGTGCGCGACGGCCGCGTGTACCTGGGCCTGCGCGGCCCCGTGCTGCGCGGGTGGGCGGTCGCGCTGGAGCTTCTGCCCCAGGAGGCCAGGCGCGAGGGCCGGCTGCGGCTGGCGCCGGTGGAGGACGACGGCACGCCGTACCGAAAACACTTTCTGGACCTGGACGGGCTGGGAATCCGCGAGTTGGCCGCCGACGGCGACGACATGCTGGTGCTGGCCGGGCCCACCATGGGTGTCCGCGCGCCGGCGGCGGTCTTCCGCTGGACCGGCGGACTGACGACGGACCGCCCGCGGGTGGTGCGCGGCGCCGAGCTGGAGCGCATCGCCGAACTGCCGCACGACGTCGAGGGCGGGGCGGACCACCCCGAGGGGATGTGCCGCTTTGACGTGGAGGGCTCGGACCACTGCGTGCTGGTGCTGTACGACTCCGCGGCCCCGCACCGGCGCGATTCGTCCGGCGTGCTGGGCGACGTGTTCACGCTGCCGCGGCCGCATGGATTGCGGGCGATGGCCAGCCGGCTCTTTTCGCACGACGACCCCGGCGGAACGGGAGTGGACGCATGA
- a CDS encoding cupin domain-containing protein, translated as MPEPISLREKLSRFDDHWNPRVIAELNGQHVKLAKFQGEFVWHDHADEDELFMVLRGSFRMEFRDRAVDVREGEILVVPRGVEHRPVADEEVHVLLFEPAATRHTGDVVDARTVTEYQWI; from the coding sequence ATGCCGGAACCGATCAGCCTGCGCGAGAAGCTGTCGCGCTTTGACGACCACTGGAATCCGCGGGTAATCGCGGAGTTGAACGGGCAGCACGTAAAGCTCGCCAAGTTCCAGGGCGAGTTCGTGTGGCACGACCACGCGGACGAGGACGAGCTGTTCATGGTGCTGCGCGGCTCCTTTCGGATGGAGTTCCGCGACCGCGCCGTGGACGTGCGCGAGGGAGAGATCCTCGTTGTTCCGCGCGGTGTGGAGCACCGCCCCGTGGCGGACGAGGAAGTGCACGTTCTGCTCTTTGAACCCGCGGCCACGCGCCACACAGGCGATGTGGTGGATGCGCGCACCGTAACGGAGTACCAGTGGATCTGA
- a CDS encoding ATP-grasp domain-containing protein gives MSARLERPIAIFYEHPEWFKPLFAELDRRGTPYVKLNAAEHVFDPAEEPAYSLVFNRMSPSAYLRGRGDAIFYTQSWLSHLERRGVRVVNGTQAFANEISKAGQLALLESLGLPYPRARVIHRAEQAPAAAEGLRFPVAVKPNIGGSGAGVRRFDTPEALAEAVGGLDLGIDSTALVQEFIIQEESRITRVEVLGGQYLYGIRIYTPGTSFDLCPADVCQRVDGAELDAQICAVDAPKRGLRVEGYEPPRPVIEAVERIMAESGIEVGGIEYMVDARDGQLYYYDINALSNFVADAPNVVGFDPFARLADWLEREAAAAEAVRARKEAA, from the coding sequence ATGTCTGCACGACTGGAACGACCCATCGCCATCTTCTACGAACACCCCGAGTGGTTCAAGCCGCTGTTTGCGGAACTGGACCGCCGCGGCACGCCGTACGTGAAGCTGAACGCGGCCGAGCACGTGTTTGACCCGGCGGAAGAGCCGGCGTACTCGCTCGTCTTCAACCGCATGAGCCCGTCGGCGTACCTGCGCGGCCGCGGCGACGCCATCTTCTACACGCAGTCGTGGCTTTCGCACCTGGAGCGCCGAGGCGTGCGCGTGGTGAACGGAACGCAGGCCTTTGCCAACGAGATCAGCAAGGCCGGCCAGCTGGCGCTGCTGGAAAGCCTGGGTCTGCCGTACCCGCGCGCCCGCGTCATCCACCGCGCGGAGCAGGCGCCCGCGGCGGCCGAGGGGCTGCGCTTTCCCGTCGCCGTAAAGCCCAACATCGGCGGGAGCGGGGCGGGGGTGCGGCGCTTTGACACGCCCGAGGCGCTGGCCGAGGCCGTGGGCGGCCTGGACCTTGGAATCGACAGCACCGCGCTGGTGCAGGAGTTCATCATCCAGGAAGAAAGCCGCATCACCCGCGTGGAGGTGCTGGGCGGCCAGTACCTGTACGGCATCCGCATCTACACGCCCGGAACGTCGTTCGACCTGTGCCCCGCGGACGTCTGCCAGCGGGTGGACGGCGCCGAACTGGATGCGCAGATCTGCGCGGTGGACGCGCCCAAGCGCGGGCTGCGCGTGGAGGGCTACGAGCCCCCGCGCCCGGTGATCGAGGCGGTGGAGCGCATCATGGCGGAAAGCGGCATCGAGGTGGGCGGCATCGAGTACATGGTGGATGCGCGCGACGGGCAGCTGTACTACTACGACATCAACGCGCTCTCCAACTTCGTGGCCGACGCGCCCAACGTGGTGGGCTTTGATCCGTTCGCCCGGCTGGCCGACTGGCTGGAGCGCGAAGCCGCCGCGGCGGAAGCGGTCCGCGCGCGAAAGGAGGCAGCCTGA
- a CDS encoding LLM class flavin-dependent oxidoreductase produces MRYGYWLPVFGGWLRNVDDERMEASWAYVRRLAQRSEQIGFDLSLVAELNLNDIKGMDAPSLDAWSTAAALAAVTERLEIMVAVRPTFHLPSLLAKQAANIDRISGGRLSLNVVSSWWATEAKQYGVQFDQHDDRYARTSEWLDVVTGMWSQPRFSYQGKYYSVDDAILEPKPVRNPRPTLYAGGESAAAKSLIAQKCDAWLTHGDPPETIAAKVADLRARREALGLPPMSYGAAGYVVVRDTEEEARREVARITDVQQSARGYANYQDWISNTQLEQRVSLEDYSVSNRGLKSGLVGTPEQVAERMVAFQDAGLDLMLLQFSPQQEEMERFAEQVIPLVNQARPRADTPALSAVA; encoded by the coding sequence ATGCGCTACGGCTACTGGCTGCCCGTATTCGGCGGGTGGCTGCGCAACGTGGATGACGAGCGGATGGAGGCCAGCTGGGCCTACGTCCGCCGCCTGGCCCAGCGCAGCGAGCAGATCGGCTTTGACCTGTCTCTGGTCGCCGAACTGAACCTGAACGACATCAAGGGGATGGACGCGCCCTCGCTGGACGCGTGGAGCACGGCCGCGGCGCTGGCCGCCGTCACCGAGCGGCTGGAGATCATGGTGGCCGTGCGCCCGACGTTTCATCTCCCGTCACTGCTGGCCAAGCAGGCGGCCAACATCGACCGCATCAGCGGCGGGCGGCTGTCGCTGAACGTCGTTTCCTCGTGGTGGGCCACCGAAGCGAAGCAGTACGGCGTGCAGTTCGACCAGCACGACGACCGGTACGCGCGCACCTCCGAGTGGCTGGACGTGGTGACGGGGATGTGGTCGCAGCCGCGCTTCAGCTACCAGGGGAAGTACTACTCGGTGGATGACGCCATCCTGGAGCCCAAGCCGGTCCGCAACCCGCGCCCCACGCTGTACGCTGGCGGCGAATCGGCCGCGGCCAAGTCGCTGATCGCGCAGAAGTGCGATGCGTGGCTCACCCACGGCGATCCGCCGGAAACGATCGCGGCCAAGGTGGCCGACCTCCGCGCCCGCCGCGAGGCGCTGGGCCTGCCGCCGATGTCGTACGGCGCCGCCGGCTACGTCGTGGTGCGCGACACGGAGGAGGAGGCGCGGCGCGAGGTGGCGCGCATCACCGACGTCCAGCAGAGCGCGCGCGGATACGCCAACTACCAGGACTGGATCAGCAACACCCAGCTGGAGCAGCGGGTGAGCCTGGAGGACTACTCGGTGAGCAACCGCGGCCTCAAGAGCGGGCTGGTGGGGACGCCGGAGCAGGTGGCGGAGCGGATGGTGGCGTTTCAGGACGCCGGGCTGGACCTGATGCTGCTGCAGTTTTCGCCGCAGCAGGAGGAGATGGAGCGCTTTGCGGAGCAGGTGATTCCGCTGGTGAACCAGGCCCGCCCGCGCGCGGACACGCCGGCCCTGTCCGCCGTGGCGTGA
- a CDS encoding glycosyltransferase — MLHSILFWLGAFTAIFFVGVFVELGIGGSRLRRLHQIPPLPDEEMPSVSIIVAARNEERAIEHALGSLLRQRGGEMEVIVVDDRSDDSTGAILDRMADVEPRLRVVHVTDLPKGWLGKNHALWMGAQSARGELLLFTDADIVMAPDAVARAAGYLSREGLDHLTVAPHVNMPGRLLTAFGVVFTIFFSLYTRPWRVRDPRSKQHVGIGAFNLVRADSYRRMGTHQAIAMRPDDDVKLGKLVKKNGMLQDFVLGPELVQVEWYSSIPEAVRGLRKNGFAGVDYRISLVMLATAVHVVFFIWPFIAVFATRGWTQAFYGFALLMILGLYAGCARAQKSAWWHGILFPIASVLFIVVIWNATIYALVNRGIEWRGTHYPLDELRANRI; from the coding sequence ATGCTGCACTCCATACTGTTCTGGCTGGGCGCCTTCACGGCCATCTTCTTCGTGGGCGTGTTCGTGGAACTGGGGATCGGCGGCTCGCGCCTGCGCCGCCTGCACCAGATTCCGCCGCTTCCTGACGAGGAGATGCCCTCCGTCTCCATCATCGTCGCGGCCCGCAACGAGGAGCGCGCCATCGAGCACGCGCTGGGTTCGCTGCTTCGCCAGCGGGGCGGGGAGATGGAGGTGATCGTGGTGGATGACCGGTCGGACGATTCCACCGGCGCCATCCTGGACCGCATGGCTGACGTGGAGCCGCGGCTGCGGGTGGTACACGTCACCGACCTTCCCAAGGGCTGGCTGGGAAAGAACCACGCGCTGTGGATGGGCGCGCAGTCCGCCCGCGGCGAGCTGCTGCTGTTTACCGACGCCGACATCGTGATGGCCCCGGACGCGGTGGCGCGCGCGGCCGGGTACCTGTCGCGCGAGGGGTTGGACCACCTGACCGTGGCGCCGCACGTGAACATGCCGGGCCGGCTGCTGACCGCGTTCGGCGTCGTCTTCACCATCTTCTTCAGCCTGTACACGCGGCCGTGGCGGGTGCGCGACCCCCGAAGCAAGCAGCACGTGGGGATCGGCGCCTTCAACCTGGTGCGCGCCGACAGCTACCGCCGCATGGGAACGCACCAGGCCATCGCCATGCGCCCCGACGACGACGTGAAGCTGGGCAAGCTGGTGAAGAAGAACGGCATGCTGCAGGACTTTGTCCTCGGCCCGGAACTGGTGCAGGTGGAATGGTACAGCAGCATTCCTGAAGCCGTCCGCGGGCTGCGCAAGAACGGGTTCGCCGGGGTGGACTACCGCATCAGCCTGGTGATGCTGGCCACGGCGGTGCACGTCGTCTTTTTCATCTGGCCGTTCATCGCCGTGTTCGCCACGCGCGGCTGGACGCAGGCGTTCTACGGCTTCGCCCTGCTGATGATCCTGGGGCTGTACGCCGGCTGTGCGCGGGCGCAGAAGTCGGCGTGGTGGCACGGCATTCTGTTCCCCATCGCCTCGGTGCTCTTCATCGTGGTGATCTGGAACGCCACGATCTATGCGCTGGTGAACCGCGGCATCGAGTGGCGCGGCACGCACTATCCGCTGGATGAACTGCGCGCCAACCGCATCTGA
- a CDS encoding RecQ family ATP-dependent DNA helicase: protein MPEVVPSSPEQLLQERFGLPGFRPGQREVIDCLMESGGALAVFPTGGGKSLCYQLPALMLEGVTVVVSPLIALMKDQIDYLRGRGIEAARLDSSLTREEAAAVERGLRTGTLRILYVAPERFNNERFLDQLGRARISLFAVDEAHCISQWGHNFRPDYLKLAETSRAIGVERVLALTATATPAVVEDICATFNIDRACAVVTGFHRPNLFLSTVPTAANRRDGVLRERIKERRPGAGIVYVTLQKTAERVAKLLADSGVPAQAYHAGMETDDRTRVQEWWKGSDDAMVVATIAFGMGIDKADVRYVYHYNLPKGLESYSQEIGRAGRDGMPSTVEMLGSLEDVSTLENFVYGDTPDREALHGLVSELAASDATFDVAPRTLSNRHDLRELVLRTALTYLELMGVVKQGTPFYAGYRIKPHVPLPELIGRFNGERAAFVEGIFKRAKFGRSWYTLDLDGADPDQRSRIIRALEYFGEQQLAEVSVTDLRLRFHKLVARPDANALADTLYEQFVRREQAEVERIGDMARLVTYDGCQTNVLLSYFGESPAQPCGHCTWCTTHQPTAFPPHAHAPDIGARVDAAALQKLVRDHPQALATPRRRARLLCGLPSPGLTAAKLTRNPLFASLEDVRFPDVLAWCERSD, encoded by the coding sequence GTGCCCGAAGTCGTCCCGTCTTCGCCCGAACAGCTGCTGCAGGAGCGCTTCGGCCTTCCTGGCTTTCGCCCCGGCCAGCGCGAGGTGATTGACTGCCTCATGGAAAGCGGCGGCGCCCTGGCCGTATTTCCCACAGGCGGCGGCAAATCGCTCTGCTACCAGCTCCCCGCGCTGATGCTGGAAGGCGTGACCGTCGTGGTTTCCCCGCTGATCGCGCTGATGAAGGACCAGATCGACTACCTGCGCGGGCGCGGCATCGAGGCCGCGCGGCTGGACAGTTCGCTCACCCGCGAAGAGGCCGCGGCGGTAGAGCGCGGGCTGCGAACGGGAACGTTGCGCATTCTGTACGTGGCGCCGGAGCGCTTCAACAACGAGCGCTTTCTGGATCAGCTGGGCCGCGCGCGCATTTCGCTGTTCGCCGTGGATGAGGCGCACTGCATCTCGCAGTGGGGCCACAACTTCCGCCCCGATTACCTGAAGCTGGCGGAAACCTCGCGCGCCATCGGCGTGGAGCGGGTGCTGGCGCTCACCGCCACGGCGACGCCGGCCGTGGTGGAAGACATCTGCGCCACCTTCAACATCGACCGCGCGTGCGCCGTGGTCACGGGCTTCCACCGCCCCAACCTGTTCCTGTCCACCGTGCCCACCGCCGCCAACCGGCGCGACGGCGTGCTGCGGGAGCGCATCAAGGAGCGGCGTCCCGGCGCGGGAATCGTGTACGTGACGCTGCAGAAGACGGCGGAGCGCGTGGCCAAGCTGCTGGCGGATTCCGGCGTTCCCGCGCAGGCGTACCACGCGGGAATGGAGACGGACGACCGCACGCGCGTGCAGGAGTGGTGGAAGGGCTCGGACGACGCCATGGTGGTGGCCACCATCGCCTTCGGAATGGGGATCGACAAGGCGGACGTGCGCTACGTCTACCACTACAACCTGCCCAAGGGGCTGGAAAGCTACAGCCAGGAAATCGGCCGCGCGGGGCGCGACGGCATGCCCAGCACCGTGGAGATGCTGGGGAGCCTGGAAGACGTGTCGACGCTGGAAAACTTCGTGTACGGCGACACGCCGGACCGCGAGGCGCTGCACGGCCTGGTCAGCGAGCTGGCGGCCAGCGACGCGACATTCGACGTGGCGCCGCGCACGCTCAGCAATCGCCACGACCTGCGCGAGCTGGTGCTGCGGACGGCGCTCACGTATCTGGAACTGATGGGCGTGGTAAAGCAGGGAACGCCGTTCTACGCCGGCTACCGCATCAAGCCGCACGTTCCGCTGCCCGAACTGATCGGGCGGTTCAACGGAGAGCGCGCGGCGTTCGTGGAGGGGATCTTCAAGCGGGCCAAGTTCGGCCGCAGCTGGTACACGCTGGACCTGGACGGGGCCGACCCGGACCAGCGCAGCCGCATCATCCGCGCGCTGGAATACTTTGGCGAGCAGCAGCTTGCGGAGGTGTCCGTCACCGACCTGCGCCTGCGCTTTCACAAGCTGGTGGCCCGGCCGGACGCCAATGCGCTGGCCGACACGCTGTACGAGCAGTTCGTCCGCCGCGAGCAGGCCGAAGTGGAGCGCATTGGCGACATGGCGCGGCTGGTGACCTACGACGGCTGCCAGACCAACGTGCTGCTCAGCTACTTCGGCGAGTCGCCCGCGCAACCGTGCGGGCACTGCACCTGGTGCACTACGCACCAGCCCACGGCCTTTCCCCCGCACGCGCACGCGCCCGACATCGGCGCGCGGGTGGATGCGGCAGCGCTCCAGAAGCTGGTGCGCGACCATCCGCAAGCGCTGGCCACGCCGCGGCGCCGGGCGCGCCTGCTGTGCGGCCTTCCCAGTCCCGGGCTGACGGCCGCGAAGCTGACGCGCAACCCGCTCTTTGCCTCGCTGGAGGACGTGCGCTTTCCCGACGTGCTCGCCTGGTGCGAGCGCTCCGACTGA
- a CDS encoding pinensin family lanthipeptide: MQKIKLNLDNLTVDSFETADVRNGRGTVMGNEQPTVNGQKCGSAFDACNTGLCTGDCGETYSPDACPTYYPEYCVSADDACPSGRGCTEINC, encoded by the coding sequence ATGCAGAAAATCAAGCTGAACCTGGACAACCTCACGGTTGACAGCTTTGAGACGGCTGACGTGCGCAACGGGCGTGGCACCGTGATGGGCAACGAGCAGCCCACCGTGAACGGGCAGAAGTGCGGATCGGCGTTCGACGCCTGCAACACCGGGCTGTGCACCGGCGACTGCGGCGAAACGTACAGCCCGGACGCCTGTCCCACGTACTACCCGGAGTACTGCGTCTCGGCCGACGACGCGTGTCCCAGCGGCCGCGGCTGCACCGAGATCAACTGCTGA
- the arsS gene encoding arsenosugar biosynthesis radical SAM (seleno)protein ArsS (Some members of this family are selenoproteins.): protein MSRVLPTLQKRASTLSSTREQRGMLGRVPVAFTFESALQDAGLYPLRPTGIDIFQINVGRKCNQTCRHCHVDAGPDRTEMMSDAVMDRCLEVIESTDIPTVDITGGAPELHKRWRELVIRSRAAGKKVMDRCNLTITLLPNYAYLPEFFAEHAVHVVASLPHYRPKGTDAQRGDGVFGESIQALQRLNALGYGDPSTGLELDLVTNPVGTFLPGNQAGLEAEWKRQMERLYGIRFNRLYTITNMPISRYLDFLEESGKLNEYMERLVTAFNPVAAAGVMCRNTLSVGWEGTLYDCDFNQMLDLPVDPRGPRTIFDFDLDALSRREIILGPHCFGCTAGAGSSCGGATA from the coding sequence ATGTCCCGCGTACTTCCGACGCTGCAGAAGCGCGCCTCCACCCTGTCGTCCACGCGCGAACAGCGCGGAATGCTGGGGCGCGTGCCCGTGGCGTTCACCTTTGAGTCGGCGCTGCAGGATGCGGGGCTGTACCCGCTGCGGCCCACGGGAATCGACATCTTTCAGATCAACGTGGGCCGCAAGTGCAACCAGACCTGCCGCCACTGCCACGTGGACGCCGGCCCGGACCGCACCGAGATGATGTCCGACGCGGTGATGGACCGGTGTCTGGAAGTGATTGAGTCGACGGACATCCCCACCGTCGACATCACGGGCGGCGCGCCGGAGCTGCACAAGCGGTGGCGCGAGCTCGTCATCCGCTCGCGCGCGGCGGGAAAGAAGGTGATGGACCGCTGCAACCTCACCATCACGCTTCTTCCCAACTACGCGTACCTGCCGGAGTTCTTTGCCGAACACGCGGTGCACGTCGTCGCTTCTCTTCCGCACTACCGGCCCAAGGGCACGGATGCGCAGCGCGGCGATGGCGTCTTTGGTGAGTCCATCCAGGCACTGCAGCGGCTGAACGCGCTGGGCTACGGCGACCCGTCCACCGGGCTGGAGCTGGACCTGGTCACCAATCCCGTGGGCACCTTTCTGCCGGGCAACCAGGCCGGGCTGGAGGCGGAGTGGAAGCGGCAGATGGAGCGGCTGTACGGCATCCGCTTCAACCGGCTGTATACCATCACCAACATGCCCATCAGCCGCTACCTGGATTTTCTGGAGGAAAGCGGCAAGCTGAACGAGTACATGGAGCGGCTGGTGACGGCTTTCAACCCGGTGGCGGCGGCGGGCGTCATGTGCCGCAACACGCTATCCGTGGGTTGGGAAGGCACGTTGTACGACTGCGACTTCAACCAGATGCTGGACCTGCCGGTGGACCCGCGCGGCCCGCGCACCATCTTCGACTTCGATCTGGACGCGCTGTCCCGCCGCGAGATCATCCTTGGCCCGCACTGCTTCGGCTGCACCGCCGGCGCCGGCTCAAGCTGCGGCGGCGCAACGGCCTAG
- a CDS encoding arsenosugar biosynthesis-associated peroxidase-like protein, with amino-acid sequence MSNTAHDHYYNSHDLPRFGEIGKDAPHLADKFFAWYNAVFAEGALTEREKSLIALAVAHAVQCPYCIDAYSSDCLQKGADTEQMTEAVHVAAAIRGGASLVHGIQMRNHTDKLGM; translated from the coding sequence ATGTCGAACACCGCCCACGACCACTACTACAACTCGCACGATCTGCCTCGCTTTGGCGAAATCGGCAAGGACGCGCCGCACCTGGCCGACAAGTTCTTTGCCTGGTACAACGCCGTCTTTGCCGAGGGCGCCCTCACCGAGCGCGAAAAATCGCTGATTGCGCTGGCCGTGGCGCACGCCGTCCAGTGCCCGTACTGCATTGACGCGTACTCGTCAGACTGCCTGCAGAAGGGCGCCGACACCGAGCAGATGACGGAGGCCGTGCACGTAGCGGCGGCCATCCGCGGCGGCGCCTCGCTGGTGCACGGCATCCAGATGCGGAATCATACGGACAAGCTGGGGATGTAG